CGAGCGCCAGCAGCTGCCGCTTCGTCTCCGGCCCGCCCCCGAACCCGCCGAGCCCTCCGCCGCTCTCCACCACCCGGTGGCACGGAACCACCACCGGCAGCGGGTTGGAGCCCATGGCCGCCCCAACGGCCTGGGCGGCGCCCGGCAGGCCGGCCAGGGCCGCCAGGTCCCCGTACCCCACGACGGTGCCGTAGGGCACGCCGGACGCCAGCTCGCGCAGCACCTCGCGGTTGAAACCTGAGCTCAGCGACCAGTCCAGGCGGAGCGAGAACTCCCTCAGCTCCCCTGCGAAGTACGCGGCGAGCTGTCGCACCGGCTCGGCCAGCAGCGCGGAGTCCGTCTCCACGGGCTCCGCGCCCAGCCGTGTCCGCAACTGCCCGAGCGCCGCGTCCCGGACCGCCGGCCGGGCGTGGAAGGCCACGGTCACCAGACCCCTGCGGGTCGCGGCGAGCAGGAGCGGTCCGATGCCGCTGGGCACGACGGACCACTCCACGACCTGCTCGTCACTCTCCATGCGACCCACGGTACGGCCGGGCACCGACAACGCCGCCCCGTCGGACCGCTCAGCGGGTGGCGTCCCGCACGACGTCGGGGTTGTTGGTGA
The DNA window shown above is from Streptomyces sp. Alt3 and carries:
- a CDS encoding methylated-DNA--[protein]-cysteine S-methyltransferase — encoded protein: MESDEQVVEWSVVPSGIGPLLLAATRRGLVTVAFHARPAVRDAALGQLRTRLGAEPVETDSALLAEPVRQLAAYFAGELREFSLRLDWSLSSGFNREVLRELASGVPYGTVVGYGDLAALAGLPGAAQAVGAAMGSNPLPVVVPCHRVVESGGGLGGFGGGPETKRQLLALEGILPQPLF